A window of the Natrinema salifodinae genome harbors these coding sequences:
- the ribH gene encoding 6,7-dimethyl-8-ribityllumazine synthase, with protein sequence MSTLGLVVAEFNRPITEQMEQEALEAATAAGADVYETVRVPGAYDAPLAADRLARRDAVDAVAVVGTIVTGDTDHDQVIGDATAQRLSDVSLERDTPVTLGVTGPGMSAAEARERISNAATAVDAALDLVDELPDPSADAAADSDSDQ encoded by the coding sequence ATGTCCACGCTCGGACTGGTGGTCGCGGAGTTCAACCGCCCGATCACCGAGCAGATGGAGCAGGAAGCGCTCGAGGCGGCCACCGCCGCGGGCGCCGACGTGTACGAGACGGTCCGCGTCCCGGGGGCCTACGACGCGCCCCTGGCCGCCGACCGGCTGGCACGCCGCGACGCGGTCGACGCCGTCGCCGTCGTCGGGACGATCGTCACCGGCGATACGGACCACGATCAGGTAATCGGCGACGCCACCGCCCAGCGGCTCTCCGACGTGAGCCTCGAGCGGGACACGCCCGTGACCCTCGGCGTGACGGGCCCCGGCATGTCCGCCGCGGAAGCGCGCGAGCGCATTTCGAACGCGGCGACGGCCGTCGACGCCGCGCTCGATCTCGTCGACGAACTGCCCGATCCCAGTGCCGACGCCGCCGCAGATTCCGATTCAGACCAATGA
- a CDS encoding pyridoxal phosphate-dependent aminotransferase, with product MTMEFTDRLTRVEPSATLAISALATELENEGADVVDLSVGEPDFPTPENIVQAGKDAMDAGHTGYTTSAGILDLREAISEKLAADGLDHTTDEIIVTPGAKQALYEIVQALVGEGDEVVLLDPAWVSYEAMVKMAGGDLTRVDLSDSEFQLEPALDDLEAAVSDETELLIVNSPSNPTGAVYSDEALEGIRDLAVEHDVTVISDEIYKEITYGVEPTSLGTLEGMADRTVTVNGFSKAYSMTGWRLGYFAGPEDLIDQAGKLHSHSVSSAVNFVQHAGIEALENTDTAVDQMVEAFRDRRDLVVDLLEEHDVDVAVPEGAFYMMLPVDEDDQAWCEGALEDAHVATVPGSAFGTPGYARISYAASEERLQEGIERLAEEGYL from the coding sequence ATGACGATGGAATTCACCGACCGCCTGACCCGAGTCGAACCGTCCGCAACGCTTGCCATCTCCGCGCTCGCGACCGAACTCGAGAACGAGGGCGCGGACGTCGTCGACCTCTCCGTCGGCGAACCCGACTTCCCCACGCCCGAGAACATCGTTCAGGCCGGCAAGGACGCGATGGACGCCGGCCACACCGGCTACACTACCTCCGCCGGCATCCTCGACCTCCGCGAGGCGATTTCCGAGAAGCTGGCCGCCGACGGCCTCGATCACACCACCGACGAGATCATCGTCACCCCCGGCGCGAAGCAGGCCCTCTACGAGATCGTCCAGGCACTCGTCGGCGAGGGCGACGAGGTCGTCCTGCTCGACCCCGCGTGGGTCTCCTACGAGGCCATGGTCAAGATGGCCGGCGGCGACCTCACCCGCGTCGACCTCTCGGACTCGGAGTTCCAGCTCGAGCCCGCGCTCGACGACCTCGAGGCCGCGGTCTCCGACGAGACCGAACTGCTGATCGTCAACTCGCCGTCGAACCCCACCGGCGCCGTCTACTCCGACGAAGCGCTCGAGGGTATCCGCGACCTGGCCGTCGAGCACGACGTCACCGTCATCTCCGACGAGATCTACAAGGAGATCACCTACGGCGTCGAGCCCACCAGCCTCGGCACGCTCGAGGGCATGGCTGACCGCACCGTGACGGTCAACGGCTTCTCGAAGGCCTACTCGATGACCGGCTGGCGCCTGGGCTACTTCGCCGGCCCCGAGGACCTCATCGACCAGGCCGGCAAGCTCCACAGCCACTCGGTCTCCTCGGCCGTCAACTTCGTCCAGCACGCCGGCATCGAGGCCCTGGAAAACACCGACACCGCCGTCGACCAGATGGTCGAGGCCTTCCGCGACCGGCGCGACCTGGTCGTCGACCTGCTCGAGGAGCACGACGTCGACGTCGCCGTCCCCGAGGGGGCGTTCTACATGATGTTGCCCGTCGACGAAGACGACCAGGCCTGGTGCGAGGGCGCGCTCGAGGACGCCCACGTCGCGACGGTCCCCGGCAGCGCGTTCGGGACCCCCGGCTACGCGCGGATCTCCTACGCCGCGAGCGAGGAGCGACTACAGGAAGGCATCGAGCGCCTGGCCGAGGAAGGCTACCTGTAA
- a CDS encoding aryl-sulfate sulfotransferase, which yields MNQRTRVTIVGVVITLLVGSLVVQAAVIDRSVEVVNGDGSHPGNTLVGVHSYNDDGRVVELTPDGEVAWEWSVPNSRVFGVEQLDEETVLAAVAVRTPAEDCPEEHLEYEETDHQCVHNRVVEIDKNSTEVVWEYDWYDEFIANHEVHDVERLENGETAIADMGNDRAFTIDRDGETTWEWHAEDHLTPGTPFHEEYGGPEKEGEHDDWTHMNDIDRLENGNFQISIRNFDVIIEVDPETDEIVDTVGEPGNDSMMDHQHNPHRIEAEGTMVVADSENSRIIELDLETEAHIWRYTGPSNDHLQWPRDADRLPNGNTLITDSRNNRVLEIDPDGEIVWQFDDLAGEVIPLPYEADRIGADEQSDVPAGDELTEIDSEPGPVESTVRKWEAMAQYVFPTWMHLPQILHVVGITIGLLWLSAEGFVFAWRRRFRGRFVT from the coding sequence ATGAACCAGCGGACCCGCGTCACTATCGTCGGCGTCGTCATCACCCTCCTGGTCGGATCGCTCGTCGTCCAAGCGGCCGTTATCGATCGCAGTGTGGAGGTCGTAAACGGCGATGGGAGCCACCCCGGCAACACGCTCGTCGGCGTTCATTCGTATAACGACGACGGGCGAGTTGTCGAACTGACGCCCGACGGCGAGGTTGCCTGGGAGTGGTCGGTGCCGAACTCACGCGTATTCGGCGTCGAACAACTCGACGAGGAGACGGTACTGGCGGCCGTCGCCGTCAGGACGCCCGCCGAAGACTGCCCCGAGGAGCACCTCGAGTACGAGGAAACAGACCATCAGTGCGTCCACAATCGCGTCGTCGAGATCGATAAGAACTCGACCGAGGTCGTCTGGGAATACGACTGGTACGACGAGTTCATCGCCAACCACGAAGTCCACGACGTCGAGCGCCTCGAGAACGGTGAGACGGCGATCGCCGACATGGGGAACGATCGCGCGTTCACCATCGACCGCGACGGTGAGACCACCTGGGAATGGCACGCCGAGGATCACCTGACGCCTGGCACGCCGTTTCACGAAGAGTACGGCGGTCCCGAAAAGGAAGGGGAACACGACGACTGGACGCACATGAACGACATCGACCGACTGGAGAACGGGAACTTCCAGATAAGCATCCGCAATTTCGACGTGATCATCGAAGTCGATCCGGAAACCGACGAGATCGTCGACACAGTCGGCGAGCCGGGGAACGATAGCATGATGGACCACCAGCACAATCCACACCGCATCGAAGCCGAGGGGACGATGGTCGTCGCCGACAGCGAGAACAGTCGAATCATCGAACTCGACCTCGAGACCGAAGCGCACATCTGGCGCTACACTGGCCCCTCGAATGATCACCTCCAGTGGCCGCGGGACGCCGACCGACTGCCCAACGGCAACACGCTCATCACCGACTCTCGAAACAACCGCGTGCTCGAGATCGATCCCGACGGGGAAATCGTCTGGCAGTTCGACGATCTCGCCGGCGAGGTTATACCGCTGCCGTACGAAGCGGATCGGATCGGCGCCGATGAACAGTCGGACGTCCCGGCGGGGGACGAACTGACCGAGATCGACTCCGAGCCCGGTCCCGTGGAGTCGACGGTTCGGAAGTGGGAGGCAATGGCCCAGTACGTCTTCCCGACGTGGATGCACCTCCCGCAGATACTGCACGTCGTCGGCATCACCATCGGACTACTGTGGCTCAGTGCGGAGGGGTTCGTCTTCGCCTGGCGACGCAGGTTCCGTGGGCGATTCGTTACGTGA
- a CDS encoding DolP-mannose mannosyltransferase, whose amino-acid sequence MPIRSPTEQCPGWLATLGPVVAVLYIGGFVGYLLTEWPMIATDAAFFQHTGWYILNGGVPYVDVWDVNPPVPYGVTAALAVLAGGNMLVLHGLSVTLTVVVAATSVLLVGRVAHLATGNDTAAVAAGLTMLVVPELFVLPLLGVRSQFYALFFGVLALALILRERPRPFLAGAAAALSAGSWQSGVAFALLVVGIAYQRTGRRAALSAIAGGGVVTGAVLVAFAAANALVPMVVQTVLAPLIAGSPYTLAERVYSILLVFGYGSVLLPVALYGWARVAVGDRRELRWVPAGGVILGCQVLFIDMDGSTDAFLWLVFVALGVALTVERANARWSVTAAIGGDDATRSNRSRWVIFSVIGLLVLFGLVWNAGSPSLKSTLTEMEQENERDEVPPITVTWNEADVPPMRTIYWGMMKPETCHYRLSWNELRWISMTDDRLDARECPGWPSRIDRG is encoded by the coding sequence ATGCCCATCCGTTCCCCGACGGAACAGTGCCCCGGTTGGCTCGCAACCCTCGGTCCGGTCGTCGCCGTGCTGTACATCGGCGGCTTCGTCGGATACCTGCTGACGGAGTGGCCGATGATCGCGACCGACGCCGCGTTCTTCCAGCACACCGGTTGGTACATCCTCAACGGCGGCGTTCCGTACGTCGACGTCTGGGACGTGAATCCGCCCGTTCCGTACGGCGTCACGGCCGCACTTGCGGTCCTCGCCGGCGGAAATATGCTCGTCCTGCACGGTCTCAGCGTGACGCTCACGGTGGTCGTCGCCGCTACGAGCGTCTTGCTCGTCGGACGAGTGGCCCACCTCGCGACGGGGAACGATACGGCGGCGGTCGCCGCGGGCCTCACGATGCTGGTCGTCCCGGAACTCTTCGTTCTCCCGTTACTGGGGGTGCGATCGCAGTTCTACGCGCTGTTTTTCGGCGTTCTTGCGCTCGCCCTGATCCTCCGCGAACGGCCACGGCCCTTTCTCGCGGGGGCCGCCGCGGCGCTGAGCGCCGGTTCGTGGCAGTCGGGGGTCGCATTCGCGCTGTTGGTCGTCGGGATAGCGTACCAGCGAACCGGCAGGCGGGCCGCGCTCTCTGCGATTGCGGGCGGCGGCGTCGTGACCGGCGCGGTCCTCGTCGCGTTCGCGGCCGCGAATGCGCTCGTTCCTATGGTCGTCCAGACCGTGCTCGCGCCGCTAATCGCCGGCTCGCCGTACACCCTGGCCGAACGCGTCTACTCGATCCTGTTGGTGTTCGGCTACGGGTCGGTGCTTCTTCCGGTTGCGCTCTACGGGTGGGCGCGCGTCGCGGTCGGCGATCGCCGAGAGCTGCGGTGGGTGCCGGCGGGAGGGGTGATTCTCGGGTGCCAAGTCCTGTTTATCGACATGGACGGCTCGACCGACGCGTTCCTCTGGCTCGTCTTCGTCGCGCTCGGCGTGGCCCTTACCGTCGAGCGCGCAAACGCACGGTGGTCCGTGACGGCGGCCATCGGTGGTGACGACGCGACCCGATCGAATCGCTCCCGGTGGGTGATCTTCTCCGTCATCGGGCTGCTCGTCCTCTTCGGACTCGTCTGGAACGCCGGTTCACCCTCTCTGAAGTCGACGCTTACGGAGATGGAACAGGAGAATGAACGAGACGAGGTCCCGCCGATAACGGTAACGTGGAACGAGGCGGACGTGCCGCCGATGCGGACCATCTACTGGGGGATGATGAAACCGGAGACCTGCCACTACCGGCTGAGTTGGAACGAGTTGCGGTGGATCTCGATGACCGACGACCGGTTGGACGCGCGCGAGTGTCCCGGGTGGCCGAGCCGGATCGATCGCGGCTAA
- a CDS encoding alkaline phosphatase family protein, which translates to MSGTFRRDDGASTGGNVNESDGLDTLLIGIDAGCMPVFERLFETDRIPTIERLCSEGVTAPLESQIPPWTPSAWPSIYTGVNPGKHGVVGFVGYDGYDWHVTSNDDVREHPLWTLLDRNDRSSVVVNAPVTHPPDEFDGAVLPGFLGPEDPACHPEGLLAEVREAIGEYRVYPNYTRDDDSLSEDEKLAEYENLIRMRGDAFRYLADRFDPDFGFVQFQKTDTVFHEFGGKDRYIDPVYEATDEQIAAILDDCDPDRVFIVSDHGMGPYDGYEFRINEFLRDEGYLETTTGGKGMPSWTPMRRRLREGEECDTWEPGTVARAASIAARFGVTASRIRTALERVGLADLAIEYAPGGVSRTANEQVDFAESKAYVRARTELGVRINLEGRDPHGVVPQAEYEQLREELIRALQGVEAPNGEPFFETVAPREQYFHGDYLDETVDIVTIPADFEHALSEQVGPVDRFGPAEPWNHKLDGVFVAAGEGIDADAAVDRAHIFDVAPTIMAAIGVPYSDRMDGSVVPVVDQVDPTTYPAYDEDDGATRPAADEAVTDRLADLGYMN; encoded by the coding sequence ATGTCTGGGACGTTTCGCCGTGACGACGGTGCATCGACCGGGGGTAACGTCAACGAATCGGACGGGCTCGATACGTTGCTTATCGGGATCGACGCCGGGTGTATGCCGGTGTTCGAGCGACTGTTCGAAACCGATCGGATTCCGACCATCGAGCGGCTCTGTTCCGAGGGTGTAACCGCGCCGCTCGAATCGCAGATCCCGCCGTGGACGCCGAGCGCCTGGCCGTCGATCTACACCGGCGTCAATCCGGGGAAACACGGCGTGGTCGGGTTCGTCGGATACGACGGCTACGACTGGCACGTGACGAGCAACGACGACGTCCGCGAGCACCCGCTGTGGACGCTGCTGGATCGCAACGACCGGTCGAGCGTGGTCGTCAACGCGCCGGTCACCCATCCGCCGGACGAGTTCGACGGCGCGGTGCTCCCCGGCTTCCTCGGACCCGAGGACCCGGCCTGTCACCCCGAGGGGCTCTTAGCGGAGGTCCGCGAGGCGATCGGCGAGTACCGCGTCTACCCGAATTACACGCGCGACGACGACTCGCTGTCCGAGGACGAGAAGCTCGCGGAGTACGAGAACCTGATCCGGATGCGCGGCGACGCGTTTCGCTACCTCGCCGACCGGTTCGATCCGGACTTCGGCTTCGTCCAGTTCCAGAAGACGGACACGGTCTTCCACGAGTTCGGCGGCAAGGACCGATACATCGACCCCGTCTACGAGGCGACCGACGAACAGATCGCGGCCATTCTCGACGACTGCGATCCGGATCGGGTCTTCATCGTGAGCGATCACGGAATGGGTCCCTACGACGGCTACGAGTTCCGGATCAACGAGTTCCTCCGCGACGAAGGGTACCTCGAGACGACCACCGGCGGGAAGGGGATGCCCTCGTGGACGCCGATGCGCCGGCGCCTGCGCGAGGGCGAGGAGTGCGACACCTGGGAGCCGGGAACCGTCGCCCGCGCGGCGTCGATCGCCGCGCGGTTCGGCGTCACCGCCAGCCGCATCCGGACCGCCCTCGAACGAGTCGGCCTGGCCGACCTGGCGATCGAGTACGCACCTGGCGGGGTCTCCCGGACGGCCAACGAGCAGGTTGACTTCGCCGAATCGAAGGCCTACGTCCGGGCGCGGACCGAACTCGGCGTCCGGATCAACCTCGAGGGACGGGATCCACACGGCGTCGTCCCGCAGGCGGAGTACGAGCAACTCCGCGAGGAACTCATCCGGGCGCTCCAGGGCGTCGAAGCACCCAATGGGGAGCCGTTCTTCGAGACGGTCGCGCCGCGCGAGCAGTACTTCCACGGCGACTACCTCGACGAGACGGTCGATATCGTCACGATCCCCGCCGACTTCGAGCACGCACTTTCCGAACAGGTGGGTCCCGTCGATCGCTTCGGGCCGGCCGAACCCTGGAACCACAAACTCGACGGCGTCTTCGTCGCGGCCGGCGAGGGAATCGACGCCGACGCCGCGGTCGATCGGGCCCACATCTTCGACGTCGCGCCGACGATCATGGCCGCGATAGGCGTTCCCTACAGCGATCGCATGGACGGCAGCGTCGTTCCCGTCGTCGATCAGGTCGAC